The proteins below come from a single Miscanthus floridulus cultivar M001 chromosome 1, ASM1932011v1, whole genome shotgun sequence genomic window:
- the LOC136493203 gene encoding putative expansin-A30, whose protein sequence is MASPSTGTAFLALVTIALLCAATTANARFTAMQWTPAHATFYGDETAAETMGGACGYGNLYATGYGTDTAALSTTLFKDGHGCGTCYQIRCTGSPWCYSGSPVITVTATNLCPPNWAQDSNNGGWCNPPRTHFDLSKPAFMKMAQWRAGIVPVMYRGVPCVRRGGLRFALQGNPYWLLAYVMNVGGAGDVVAMWVKTGAACAWIRMSHNWGAAYQAFAQLGGQALSFKVTSYTTRQTIVSTNVAPANWCLGLTYQARVNFS, encoded by the exons ATGGCTTCTCCCTCCACAGGCACAGCCTTCTTGGCCCTTGTCACCATCGCTTTGCTATGTGCGGCCACTACGGCGAACGCGCGGTTCACGGCGATGCAGTGGACTCCGGCGCACGCCACGTTCTACGGCGACGAGACCGCAGCGGAGACCATGG GCGGGGCGTGCGGGTATGGCAACCTGTACGCGACCGGGTACGGCACGGACACGGCGGCGCTGAGCACGACGCTGTTCAAGGACGGGCACGGGTGCGGGACGTGCTACCAGATCCGGTGCACGGGGTCCCCCTGGTGCTACAGCGGCTCGCCGGTGATCACGGTGACGGCCACCAACCTGTGCCCGCCCAACTGGGCGCAGGACTCCAACAACGGCGGGTGGTGCAACCCGCCCCGCACCCACTTCGACCTCTCCAAGCCGGCCTTCATGAAGATGGCGCAGTGGCGCGCGGGCATCGTGCCCGTCATGTACCGCGGGGTGCCCTGCGTGCGCAGGGGCGGCCTCCGCTTCGCGCTCCAGGGGAACCCCTACTGGCTGCTGGCCTACGTGATGAACGTCGGCGGCGCCGGCGACGTCGTCGCGATGTGGGTCAAGACCGGCGCCGCGTGCGCGTGGATACGGATGAGCCATAACTGGGGCGCCGCGTACCAGGCGTTCGCGCAGCTCGGCGGCCAGGCGCTCAGCTTCAAGGTCACCTCCTACACCACCCGGCAGACCATCGTCTCCACCAACGTCGCGCCGGCCAACTGGTGCCTCGGGCTCACGTACCAGGCCCGCGTGAACTTCTCCTGA
- the LOC136493212 gene encoding uncharacterized protein, with the protein MAGAQSQAMLEKMELRQSYRNVWHTDLTNAVAADLPWCCLSLWCGPCVSYMLRRRALYNDMSRYVCCAGYMPCSGKCGESQCPEVCLATEVFCCFGNSVASTRFLLQDEFNIQTTQCDNCIIAFMFFLQQLACICSLVACIVGNSELSEVAHLISCMSNLVYWTVCSCMQTQHKVEMDKRDGTLNTMSAPPMQQMSRF; encoded by the exons ATGGCGGGGGCGCAGTCGCAGGCGATGCTGGAGAAGATGGAGCTGCGGCAGAGCTACCGCAACGTCTGGCACACCGACCTCACCAACGCCGTCGCCGCGGACCTCCCGT GGTGCTGCCTGTCGCTGTGGTG CGGCCCGTGCGTTTCCTACATGCTGCGCAGGCGCGCGCTCTACAATGACATGTCAAG GTACGTGTGCTGCGCTGGGTACATGCCGTGCAGCGGCAAGTGCGGTGAGAGCCAGTGCCCAGAAGTATGCCTTGCAACCGAG GTGTTCTGCTGCTTCGGCAACTCGGTTGCTTCCACCCGGTTCCTGCTGCAGGACGAGTTCAACATCCAGACGACGCAGTGCGACAACTGCATCATC GCCTTCATGTTCTTCCTGCAGCAGCTGGCCTGCATCTGCTCCCTAGTCGCCTGCATCGTCGGCAACAGCGAGCTCTCGGAGGTGGCGCACCTCATCTCCTGCATGTCCAACTTGGTCTACTGGAC GGTTTGCTCGTGCATGCAG ACGCAGCACAAGGTGGAGATGGACAAGAGGGACGGCACGTTGAACACCATGTCTGCGCCTCCGATGCAGCAGATGTCGCGTTTTTAA